tctgcaacggCTTTGTcctctttgagtgctcctttagcacctcgatcgtccaatggccccactggctgtttagcagcttcccgcttctgatgtacttaaaagaaaaattgttattactttttgagtctttggctaactgttcctcaaattctttttttggctttcctaattgtacttttacacttcatttgccagtgtttatgctcctttctattttcctcactaggatttaacttccactttttaaaggaggcctttttgcctctcactgcttcttttactttgttgtttagtcacggtggctcttttttttggttctcttactatgttttttttaatttggggtgtacatttaagttgaacctctattacggtgcctttaaaaagtttccatgcagcttgcagacacATTTCCCACCCTCCCAGCCAGACATATTTCCCACCCTTGCAGACACTTAATATTGTAAGCGATTTCCAAgcacagcaaaaaaacccaaaaaaaccttTAATGCAAATCAATCATTAATATTAGTTTATATCCAGATTCTGTGAGGTTTCCCTCCATATTTCTTTGGCAAAATCTTTTCACTTATGCAATCCAGAACTGGACTCCAAAGTTACATGAAGTTGCATTATTCCAAggacttcagcagcagctgaagtGGTTCTTAACGCCAGGAAGAGCCTTCAATACCTTAATGACAACTGCTCAGTGACTTGGCAGGGACCAGTCTTGGAGAAGCCCTGATCCCTCACTTTTATTGCTTTTGTGCATTAAACAGATGCTCTTCATGAATTGAGTGCCCCTGTTTAATTACATTAATGTAATTTACTCTTTCACGCAGCAGAGTTGCTGCTTCATCAAGAGTGGTGCTGACTCATTTCCACAGAAACCTCTCCCTGTCCTGAGTTGCTAAATATTCAGCTGTCATTTCTCCAGTAAAGAAGACCCTTATAGAGTATTTTGGCAACAAAGAGTGTTCAGGCAATGACCCAGCACAAAAGGCATGGAGGGGGATGCTACCAAGTCCCTACCCCTCACCAAGTATTTGACATCACTTTTTGCTCTTATACTGCAAACAATACCTTTGTCCTTTCTCAATTATTTCAAACTCAGAGGCTATTTACTTAAGCCGTCCTcttttttgactggaaagtctctaaaacatatttgtttaatttcaagTGATTTTTGCCATATAAACACGACTTCATCTTGACCGAAGattttttgcttctctctctcgcacacacataCACTAACGCCCCCTGCAAATGTACTCAGAATGcctccattccattcagcacgtCTCCTTTCTCCACAGAGAAACACTCAGTTCTTGTAACAAGGACCAAAGGTAAAGAAGTCAGTTCACATATCTAGGCTGAAAGCTGAAGTTATCCCGAATACTGCCGTATTCAGAATTAGAAGGAAGAATGATGCAGCTGCATAGCATCTAGGGGTATCAATAATCTACagacttccgatgaagtgagctgtagctcatgaaagcttatgctcaaataaattggttcgtctctaaggtgccacaattcctcctgttctttttgcggatacagactgacacggctgttactctgaaacctacagacCCCTGGTATCTGTTTTAACCAGGCGCACCTCTGTGGTCTCAGAGGGGGTTTTAGGGATCAGGAAATCAGGAACCAACGCTGACTTGGTGCTCATGAGCCATTCCACGGCACTTTTCAGCGTTGTGCCCTTCGCCCCAATGCCCAAGGTCAATTATAATTCGGGTAACGGTATTCTACGCCCCGGGACTTTCCAACCCGGGTCAGGATTCTGCGCCAGGGCCTGCCCTTAAGCAACGGCTacctcccaccccagaggcaggtgCATCGCGGGGGCGGGTGCCATGGTCCCCGGGGAGCGGGACGCGCCTGGCAATATGGCTGGGGACCAGGGGTCGGCGCAAGTGCCCTGGGGTGACCAGGTGTAGGGGTTTTACAGGGGGAGTCCCGCTACCCAGGGCTTTCTTCTGGTAAATACAGGGGCCTGTTACCCCTCACCGCCTGCCCCGGGTTTTCACACTTgcggtctggtcaccctaggggagGCAATGGCACCGCCTCGGGCAGAGCACAGGGGCGCCTTCCACGAGAGACCCGCACCGGGAGGGGAGCCCCCGGCCGGCGAGCCCCGCAGAGGGGGGGTGCCCCGGGGAGGCGCCCTCAGCGGCAGCCCCGGGGGGAGCCGGGGAAGGGCCCGGCAGGCCCGCTCGCGGCGGCGGGCGGCGGGGCCGAAGGGGCGCCGGGCTCCGCGGGCTCCGGCCGGGGGCCCCAGAGGCCGCAGGAGCGGGCGGGCCCGGCCCAGGCCCCGGGCCGAGGGGCGGCTCTGGCCCGCCCGGCCCCCTGGCGCCCGCGGGCCGCGGTTCCCGGCCGGGCGGGTTTGCGGGCGGACCGGCCGGGCGCCATGGCGCGGGAGCCCGAGTTCGTGCTGCGCTACCTGGCCGAGGTGGAGGAGCTGGCGGAGGAGGTGCTGGCGGGGCGGCGGCAGGTACCGCGGGCGGCCTCTCCCCGGGCCCGGGGGACCCCCCGGCCAGCCACGCCGAGCGGCCCTGGGGCTGCCCCGCGGCGGGGCCCCGGCTGGGGGCGATTTACAGGCCGGTAGGAAGCCCCTGCTCGCCCCAGCGCGGGAGGAACCGGGAACCAAGCCGCAGCCCCCGGCCGCTTTAGCCGCCAGAGCCCAAAGCTCGCTGGCTGGCTCGCTCCCCGGCTCTCCCAGGGCTCCGCTGGGCGCCCGGCCGCAGCTCGGCTTTCTAGCTTGTTTCTGCCTCCTTCTCTGCCCTGGGCCGTTCCCCCTTTCCCCGTGTTCcctcgtaggactggaagggagctggagcggtcacctagtccatcccctgcactcgtggcaggactgagtgttctctagaccatccctgacaggtgtttgtgtaacctgctcaTCCCGCTCTCCTCCCCGAAACGATGCTCAGCCAGAAAGTCCCAGGGGCCTCACGCTCACCTTTTGTCCTGGGCAGGGGCCTACCCTTGCAGTTATGTTAATTGCAGGGTAAGTCCAGACCTATGGCTCTCAGTGGGATTTTAACTCAGCCCAAAACAAGgcttcacccagctcataacagttATGATTTCACCTTAGGCGGGAGAAATCTGaatgtttgtgtttcttttccaGATTGTGGACCTGGATCTAAAGCGGAATCAGAATCGAGAAGCTCTCAGGGCTCTGCAGAAGGACCCGGACCCTTCTGGTGAGGGATCCAGTGTTAGCGCTGCTATTCACATCTGTGAAATTTTCAGCTCTCTGACACGCCCGACACAAAGTTGCTGTGTTATCTTTCTAATTGACACACCCTGCCTGCAAAGTGATGGAGGGCCACATTTCCAAAATGGCACATGCAGATTAAACACACAGTTGCAGCTGCGGATGTAATTGTGCGAGTTTGTGCCTCAGAGTGGAGGTGGATTTGGGGAAAGGTCAATTACAGTGTTTGTTGTGACTAACTCACTCTTGCACAGGTTCCATGAGACTGAATCTTGCTTAATTGCTCTTAGACACACACCTAAACAATTCTGCAGACTGTTGTGGAGCACAGAAGGGTCTACAAAAACTAGCCTGCTGGTTggattttgcatttattttgtacCCAGCAGGATGCAGAGGAGCATGTTTCTATATAAAAATATCTAAACAGGCTGTCTTTCTGTTTCAGAGAAAGCAATGGTTTGCTTTGGAAACATGTTTATTCAGCTTCCAAATTCAAAAACGAAGGAAATGATTCAGAAAGGTAAGACAGATGCCAGATTTCTAAAACCTGCTTGTAAACTCTCAAGCTTCAGCCAGGATTGAACAAGTTTTTTTTCATACCCTTGGACATATACACAGGTGTCTTGTGTCACAAGTATGGTACTTGCACTAATGTGGTTGCTGAGCCAGTCTGTCTTTATTGACTTAGAGCTTTTATATCCAGAACTTTTATTCTCACCACTGCCTGGAAGCTTAGCTCCTAGATAGCACTTCTCATCCCTAGGCCTCAGAGTGCTTTCCAGAGAAGGTTAAGTACCAGTACCTgtgttttacacatggggaaactgaggcactgagaaggGGAGTAGcttgtcagtggcagagcaaggagtAGAACTGGAGTTTCCTGACACCCAGTTCAGTGCTTTACCTCGTCAACCTGCTTTGTGAGCCATGTACCCTGCATATACTTTCCAAAGTGCCCCACAACTTTCCTTGAGTGCAATTCAGAGGAAGAGGCCCTTAATTTGGCTGTGAAATGAGGTGGCCTCTGTCCAGGTTGTGCTGAGTGTTTAACAGTGCAGCCTTTACACTTTTTACTAAGGAATTAGGAGATTAA
This portion of the Chelonia mydas isolate rCheMyd1 chromosome 13, rCheMyd1.pri.v2, whole genome shotgun sequence genome encodes:
- the PDRG1 gene encoding p53 and DNA damage-regulated protein 1 isoform X3 — protein: MAREPEFVLRYLAEVEELAEEVLAGRRQIVDLDLKRNQNREALRALQKDPDPSEKAMVCFGNMFIQLPNSKTKEMIQKDQEHLDEEINQLRKELRVKVNRLFEAQGKPELKGFNLNSMTHEEMRVINQILEGRN
- the PDRG1 gene encoding p53 and DNA damage-regulated protein 1 isoform X1; translation: MAREPEFVLRYLAEVEELAEEVLAGRRQIVDLDLKRNQNREALRALQKDPDPSEKAMVCFGNMFIQLPNSKTKEMIQKGCFIITIITIFSDQEHLDEEINQLRKELRVKVNRLFEAQGKPELKGFNLNSMTHEEMRVINQILEGRN
- the PDRG1 gene encoding p53 and DNA damage-regulated protein 1 isoform X2, which translates into the protein MAREPEFVLRYLAEVEELAEEIVDLDLKRNQNREALRALQKDPDPSEKAMVCFGNMFIQLPNSKTKEMIQKGCFIITIITIFSDQEHLDEEINQLRKELRVKVNRLFEAQGKPELKGFNLNSMTHEEMRVINQILEGRN
- the PDRG1 gene encoding p53 and DNA damage-regulated protein 1 isoform X4 — its product is MAREPEFVLRYLAEVEELAEEIVDLDLKRNQNREALRALQKDPDPSEKAMVCFGNMFIQLPNSKTKEMIQKDQEHLDEEINQLRKELRVKVNRLFEAQGKPELKGFNLNSMTHEEMRVINQILEGRN